One Glandiceps talaboti chromosome 2, keGlaTala1.1, whole genome shotgun sequence genomic region harbors:
- the LOC144450825 gene encoding acid phosphatase type 7-like: MKIFGYFLLLVSVTFVSSQSFSGQPEQIHLSYTGDPTEMIVTWSTMTLVNQSVVEYGITTFNMAVNGTTTKFVDGGKANHTQWVHRVKITGLTPNQRYIYHCGSDYGWSAVYYFTAMKDGTDWSPRFAIFGDMGNVNAQSVPALQEETQKGHFDAILHVGDFAYDFDSDDGQTGDEFMRQVEPIAAYLPYMVCVGNHESAYNFSHYKNRFTMPNYDENQNVWFSWNIGPAHIISISTEIYFYVNYGIEQMFNQWNWLKKDLEEATKPENRAKHPWIIVMGHRPMYCSNDDHDDCTKSESIVRTGYLGNFGLEELFYKHGVDLEIWAHEHSYERLWPVYNRKVYNGSLDEPYTNPKAPVHIITGSAGCKEDHDGFQPPYRPWSAFRRQDYGYTRMQIMNTTHVYMEQVSDDKGGEVIDKIMIIKDKHGPYTEW, from the exons GTGATCCCACTGAGATGATAGTGACATGGAGTACAATGACATTAGTCAACCAGTCTGTAGTGGAGTATGGCATCACTACATTCAATATGGCTGTCAATGGTACTACTACCAAGTTTGTAGATGGTGGAAAGGCAAACCATACCCAGTGGGTGCATAGAGTCAAAATCACTGGTCTTACACCTAATCAAAGATACA TCTATCACTGTGGTAGTGATTATGGTTGGAGTGCTGTCTACTATTTTACTGCCATGAAAGATGGCACTGATTGGAGTCCAAGGTTTGCTATCTTTGGTGATATGGGTAATGTCAATGCACAGTCAGTTCCTGCACTGCAAGAAGAGACTCAGAAGGGTCATTTTGATgccattttacatgttg GTGATTTTGCATATGACTTTGACAGTGATGATGGTCAAACTGGTGATGAGTTCATGCGTCAAGTTGAACCAATAGCAGCCtatttaccatatatggtgTGTGTTGGCAACCATGAGAGTGCATA tAACTTTTCCCACTACAAGAACCGGTTCACAATGCCAAACTATGACGAAAATCAAAATGTGTGGTTCAG TTGGAATATTGGACCAGCGCACATCATATCTATATCAACAGAGATTTActtctatgtaaattatggtattGAACAGATGTTTAACCAGTGGAACTGGTTGAAAAAAGACTTGGAG GAAGCTACCAAACCAGAAAACCGTGCCAAACATCCATGGATTATTGTGATGGGTCATCGTCCAATGTACTGTTCtaatgatgatcatgatgactGTACTAAATCTGAAAGCATA GTGAGAACTGGATATCTTGGTAACTTTGGCCTAGAAGAATTGTTTTATAAGCATG GAGTGGACTTGGAAATCTGGGCCCATGAACATTCTTATGAAAGACTTTGGCCTGTGTACAATAGAAAG GTGTACAATGGTAGTTTAGATGAACCCTATACCAATCCCAAGGCACCAGTACATATCATCACAGGATCAGCT GGCTGCAAAGAAGATCATGATGGCTTTCAGCCTCCATATCGTCCATGGAGTGCATTCCGCCGGCAAGACTATGGGTACACTCGTATGCAAATCATGAACACCACTCATGTATACATGGAACAAGTATCTGATGATAAG GGTGGAGAAGTGATTGACAAGATAATGATTATCAAAGATAAACATGGTCCTTACACTGAGTGGTAA